In a genomic window of Spirosoma agri:
- a CDS encoding type II toxin-antitoxin system death-on-curing family toxin yields MGNRRITFADFEALLKFAQEYHRLKDEPIPSLNNDSRGKIESCLSTPFQIFYGAVAFKGLFKKAAALFYYIAKGHPLANGNKRMACITVGFFLFKNHWYIGATNEDLISLARYTANSHAQDKDECMNRIEQVLRECAERMQPSPTND; encoded by the coding sequence TTACTCAAATTTGCTCAGGAATACCACCGCTTGAAAGATGAGCCGATTCCAAGTTTAAATAATGATAGTCGCGGTAAAATAGAATCGTGCTTAAGCACACCTTTTCAAATATTTTATGGAGCTGTTGCCTTTAAAGGACTCTTTAAGAAGGCAGCGGCTCTTTTTTATTACATCGCAAAAGGCCATCCCCTGGCTAATGGTAACAAGCGAATGGCATGTATAACGGTAGGTTTCTTTCTATTTAAAAACCACTGGTACATTGGTGCCACAAATGAGGATTTGATTAGCCTTGCCCGTTATACAGCCAACAGTCATGCTCAAGATAAAGATGAATGCATGAATCGCATTGAGCAAGTATTAAGAGAATGTGCTGAACGAATGCAGCCTAGTCCTACTAATGATTAA